The window TATATGCATGGACGGGTTACGGTCGTCATGAAACGGACAGAGCCCCACATAACCTCTTCCGGTTTTTTTAACGGATGTGTAGCTCTCAATGAGGTCTATAATGCTTAACCTCCTCTTTATCTCGTTAACAAGGCCGTCATCGTTAAAATTTGCCATTTAAGCGGACTTCTAATTTTAACGTGGAAATAGGACTATAGCAGGAATACGCATGAGACCGTGTCCCATGGATCGCCGAGTACAAAGTAGTGTCCCCCTACCAGTATTAGTGCGAGTACGTCTATATGTATATATGAATAAGGCTAGCTTCTTCTCGAGCGCTTGATGACACGTTTTTTCGCGGCAAAAAGCTTCTTCTTTTTTCTTTCGCTGGGCTTTTCGTAATACTCTCTTCTTCTTACCTCAGACAGTACACCTCCTTTCTCGACTTGTTTCTTGAATCTCTTAAGCGCGCTGTCTATGCTTTCGTTATTTCCGACCACAATTCCTGGCATTAACACTCCTCCCGGTTTCTATACATCATCTAGAAAAAATTAAATTAATACGGCTGAATTGTCAAGGCCGTGCGCCCCGCATCGAGGGGGCCGCGGCTTCACTTGTCATTGGGCTTTTTGGGAGAAAAGACCCCGACTTTTCTCCGGTTCTCCAGAATCCGCTTTTCCTCCGCCTCGGGATCGTCTTCGCACGCACTGTCGTCGAAATCCCTGTGCTCTTCGAATCTCTTCGTCCACGAGTCGCGCCTGTTCCTGACTTCGTCTATAAGTCCCATTAACTTCAGCCTCCGTTTTTTAAAGTATACTCTACCCGGGGGAAATTCCTACCTCTCGCTGACCTCTTTCCGTCTCGAAACCACGTCCGAAGCGTTCGACATCTCGACCTCCTTTTCGAGGACGGGCATGTACTCGGTAAGCGCCTCGATGGTCGCGCCGTAGGGGTGGCAGATACCTACGGCGTGTCCGTTTTTCTCCGATATTTTTACCAGCCTGTCGAGCTGGGATTTAACGTAATCCGGCCCCTTCGACGAAAGGTCCAAAAACACGTCCCTCTTCACCGTCCTCATGCCCATGTGCGCCGCCTTTTTATACCCTACGCTCCTAGGCGTCGTCAGGCTGTCCACGAAATAAAGCCCCCTGGAGTTTATCCTTTCGAGGACGAGCTCCATGAGCTCGTCGTTCTCCATGAACTTGGACCCCATGTGGTTGTTCACCCCTTCGATGTTGGGGAACGATGCCAGGTTCTTGTCGAGCTGCGCCAGTATGGCCTCCTTCGACTGCCCCACGAGGAGCGCGTCCTCGCCCGCGTCCTGCCCCGTATAGCCCGAGGACTCCATCGGCTCCATCGGCAGGTGGAGTATCACGTCCCAGCCCCGGGCGTGCGCCTTTTCGGCGGCGTATTTCGAATAGGGGAGGTTCGGCAGTATTGCGAACGTGAGCGGCCCTTCGAGCTTTAGCAGCCTGTCTATCGGCTCCTTGTGCTGGCCGATGTCGTCCACGATAATGGCCACCCGGGGCCTGATCCCGCCGTCGTGAACGGCCTTCTTATCCCTGGATTCGGCTTTCTTTTCGCCCCCGGGTTCGGGCCCGGCAGTCGGCACGGGGGCTTCGGCCTTTACGGCCCCAGGCTTTTCGCCGGGTTTCTTCGGGGGCTTCGTGGCCTCTTCGGCGGGTTTTTTACGGGCTTCTTTTACAGGCTGCTTTACCGGGGACTTTTTAACAGGCTCCGTCCGCGCCGTCCCCGGCGCCTGCCCGGCCGGCCTGTCGCCCGATACGTAAAGGGCGTAGAGCCCGAGTGCGACCGCGGCTATCAGAACCAGCGAAAGGGCGAATATCCTTCCGGGGGAGCCGCCCCCCCTTTTGTATCTTCTCCGCGGCCTTCTCCCGCCGCCCTTTCGTGATTTCGCCAAGGCGCCCCTAACCCCTCGTCCCCGCTTTCACGGCCTGCGGGTTCTTGAGGATATTTACCGCGCTTTCGAGCTGCTTGTCCCCCTGGTCCTGATCGGTAACCTCGACGGTTATGTCCGGCGTGACGCCGACCTTGTTGATGGACCTTCCGCTGGGCGCGTAGAATTTCGCGGTGGTGAGCTTGAGCCCCGAGCCGTCTTCGAGCTTTATTATCGTCTGGACCGAGCCCTTCCCGAACGTCTTGGTTCCCAGTATCG is drawn from Thermodesulfobacteriota bacterium and contains these coding sequences:
- the rpsU gene encoding 30S ribosomal protein S21: MPGIVVGNNESIDSALKRFKKQVEKGGVLSEVRRREYYEKPSERKKKKLFAAKKRVIKRSRRS
- a CDS encoding divergent polysaccharide deacetylase family protein encodes the protein MAKSRKGGGRRPRRRYKRGGGSPGRIFALSLVLIAAVALGLYALYVSGDRPAGQAPGTARTEPVKKSPVKQPVKEARKKPAEEATKPPKKPGEKPGAVKAEAPVPTAGPEPGGEKKAESRDKKAVHDGGIRPRVAIIVDDIGQHKEPIDRLLKLEGPLTFAILPNLPYSKYAAEKAHARGWDVILHLPMEPMESSGYTGQDAGEDALLVGQSKEAILAQLDKNLASFPNIEGVNNHMGSKFMENDELMELVLERINSRGLYFVDSLTTPRSVGYKKAAHMGMRTVKRDVFLDLSSKGPDYVKSQLDRLVKISEKNGHAVGICHPYGATIEALTEYMPVLEKEVEMSNASDVVSRRKEVSER